A window from Triplophysa dalaica isolate WHDGS20190420 chromosome 3, ASM1584641v1, whole genome shotgun sequence encodes these proteins:
- the sdhc gene encoding succinate dehydrogenase cytochrome b560 subunit, mitochondrial, whose translation MALLLRTVARQGLYSSRSQFGIIYRHAVPMGTTAKEEMNKFWAKNTGLNRPVSPHISIYSWSVPMMMSILHRGTGVGLSGGIAAFAVASLVLPENYPLYLDLIHSMSYGPQFLAFSKFALAFPMAYHTFNGVRHLIWDVGKGFKVPEVYRSGYFVIALTVLTSVALAAM comes from the exons ATGGCGTTGCTTTTAAG GACGGTGGCCCGACAGGGTCTATATTCGTCACGGTCACAGTTTGGCATAATCTACAGACA TGCTGTCCCCATGGGAACCACAGCTAAAGAAGAAATGAACAAGTTCTGGGCAAAAAACACAGGACTCAACCGCCCTGTTTCACCTCATATATCCATTTACAG TTGGTCGGTCCCTATGATGATGTCAATCTTACATAGAGGAACAGGAGTGGGGCTTAGCGGTG GTATCGCGGCGTTTGCTGTTGCTTCATTGGTGTTACCAGAAAATTACCCACTGTACCTTGATCTGATCCACTCCATGTCCTATGGGCCCCAGTTTCTTGCTTTTAGCAAATTTGCTCTGGCATTTCCAATGGCTTACCACACTTTCAACGGTGTCCGCCATttg ATCTGGGATGTTGGCAAAGGCTTTAAGGTGCCGGAAGTCTATCGTTCTGGATACTTTGTCATTGCTTTGACAGTTCTCACATCAGTTGCTCTTGCTGCCATGTAA
- the atp1a2a gene encoding LOW QUALITY PROTEIN: sodium/potassium-transporting ATPase subunit alpha-2 (The sequence of the model RefSeq protein was modified relative to this genomic sequence to represent the inferred CDS: inserted 1 base in 1 codon), with product MGKGYGHVGSPEDAPAEGKKKKKERDLNELKKEVSLDDHKLSLDEISARYGVDLTTGLTQKRAKEILARDGLNTLTPPPTTPEWVKFCKQLFGGFXYLLWIGAILCFLAYSIQAATADEPVNDNLYLGVVLSAVVIVTGCFSYYQEAKSSRIMESFKNMVPQQAMVIRDGAKIEINAEEVVQGDLVEIKGGDRTPADLRIISSSGCKVDNSSLTGESEPQTRSPQCTHDNPLETRNICFFSTNCVEGTAHGIVINTGDRTVMGRIASLASGLEVGQTPINREIEHFIHIITGVAIVLGVSFFILSIILGYSWLEAVIFLIGIIVANVPEGLLATVTVCLTLTAKRMARKNCLVKNLEAVETLGSTSTICSDKTGTLTQNRMTVAHMWFDNQIHEADTTEDQSGCGFEKSSATWSSLSRVAGLCNRAIFKPGQDDIPVRKKDTSGDASESALLKCVELSSGSVETLRKNNPKVAEIPFNSTNKYQLSIHELEDSPTGHLLVMKGAPERILDSCSTIMINGQELPMDDDWKDAFQGAYIELGGLGERVLGFCHLYLSASQFPRGFDFDTENVNFPINQLCFLGLMSMIDPPRAAVPDAVGKCRSAGIKVIMVTGDHPITAKAIAKGVGIISEGNETVEDIADRLNIPLSQVNPRDAKACVVHGSDLKDMSSEYLDDLLRNHTEIVFARTSPQQKLIIVEGCQRQGAIVAVTGDGVNDSPALKKADIGVAMGIAGSDVSKQAADMILLDDNFASIVTGVEEGRLIFDNLKKSIAYTLTSNIPEITPFLLFIIASVPLPLGTVTILCIDLGTDMVPAISLAYESAESDIMKRQPRNPKTDKLVNERLISMAYGQIGMIQALAGFFTYFVIMAENGFLPSWLLGIRLEWDDRTVNDLEDAYGQQWTYEQRKVIEFTCHTSFFISIVVVQWADLIICKTRRNSVFQQGMTNRILLFGLFTETALAAFLSYCPGMDIALRMYPLKIMWWFCAFPYSLLIFVYDEIRKLILRRNPGGWVEKETYY from the exons ATGGGAAAAGGG TACGGACATGTTGGCAGCCCTGAGGATGCCCCAGCggaaggaaagaaaaagaagaaagaaagggaTTTAAAtgagctgaagaaagaggtgtCGCTG GATGATCATAAACTGTCTCTAGATGAGATTAGCGCTCGCTATGGAGTTGACCTCACCACA GGTTTGACCCAAAAGAGAGCAAAGGAAATTCTGGCACGCGATGGTCTGAATACACTTACCCCGCCGCCTACCACACCAGAGTGGGTGAAGTTCTGTAAGCAGCTGTTTGGTGGTT TCTATCTGCTGTGGATCGGTGCTATTCTGTGCTTTCTTGCGTACAGTATTCAAGCGGCCACCGCGGATGAACCTGTCAATGACAAC TTGTATCTGGGTGTGGTGCTTTCCGCTGTGGTCATCGTCACTGGCTGCTTTTCCTATTATCAAGAAGCCAAAAGTTCCCGGATCATGGAgtcttttaaaaacatggtGCCTCAG CAAGCTATGGTGATCCGTGATGGAGCGAAAATTGAGATCAATGCAGAGGAGGTGGTTCAGGGAGACCTGGTGGAGATCAAGGGTGGAGACAGAACCCCAGCAGACCTTCGGATCATCTCCTCCAGCGGATGCAAG GTGGATAACTCCTCTCTCACGGGAGAATCAGAACCTCAGACCCGTTCTCCACAGTGTACACATGACAATCCTCTGGAGACCAGAAACATCTGCTTCTTCTCCACCAACTGCGTGGAAG gtACAGCCCATGGTATAGTCATCAACACAGGCGATCGCACAGTGATGGGCCGCATTGCATCTTTAGCGTCAGGTCTGGAAGTGGGTCAGACCCCCATCAACAGGGAGATCGAGCACTTCATTCACATCATAACGGGCGTGGCCATCGTCCTAGGCGTGTCATTCTTCATCCTGTCTATCATCCTGGGCTACAGCTGGTTGGAGGCCGTCATTTTTCTTATCGGCATCATCGTTGCCAATGTCCCTGAAGGGCTGCTCGCCACTGTTACT gtgtgtttgactcTAACAGCCAAGCGTATGGCTCGTAAGAACTGCCTGGTAAAGAATCTTGAAGCCGTTGAGACTCTGGGTTCCACATCCACCATCTGCTCCGACAAAACCGGAACTCTGACTCAGAACCGCATGACTGTTGCTCACATGTGGTTTGACAACCAGATCCATGAGGCTGATACTACTGAGGACCAATCAG GCTGTGGGTTCGAAAAAAGCTCTGCAACTTGGTCCTCCCTATCCCGAGTGGCAGGACTCTGTAACCGTGCTATCTTCAAACCTGGACAAGACGACATACCTGTTCGCAAG aaGGACACATCAGGTGACGCATCAGAATCTGCTCTACTAAAGTGTGTTGAGCTCTCATCCGGCAGTGTTGAAACACTCAGAAAAAACAACCCTAAAGTCGCGGAAATCCCATTCAACTCAACCAACAAATACCAG ctGTCTATTCATGAGTTGGAGGACAGTCCAACTGGGCATCTTCTTGTGATGAAGGGAGCACCAGAGAGAATTCTGGACAg TTGCAGTACCATAATGATCAATGGTCAAGAGTTACCAATGGACGATGACTGGAAAGACGCATTTCAAGGAGCCTACATTGAGTTGGGTGGACTGGGCGAGAGAGTTCTGG GTTTCTGTCACCTGTATCTCTCGGCCTCTCAGTTTCCACGTGGATTTGACTTTGACACCGAAAATGTGAATTTCCCCATCAATCAGCTCTGTTTTCTTGGCTTAATGTCTATGATCGATCCCCCCCGAGCCGCAGTACCAGACGCCGTGGGCAAATGCCGCTCTGCTGGCATTAAG GTTATCATGGTTACGGGTGACCATCCCATAACAGCCAAGGCTATCGCTAAAGGTGTCGGCATCATCTCGGAGGGCAATGAGACGGTGGAAGATATCGCAGACAGACTTAATATACCTCTGAGCCAAGTCAACCCACg AGACGCTAAGGCTTGTGTGGTTCACGGTTCAGACCTGAAGGACATGAGCTCTGAATATCTGGACGATCTTTTGAGGAACCATACGGAAATTGTGTTTGCCCGCACTTCACCTCAACAAAAACTCATTATCGTGGAGGGCTGCCAGAGACAG GGTGCTATAGTGGCAGTGACAGGTGATGGGGTGAATGACTCTCCTGCTTTGAAGAAGGCTGACATTGGGGTTGCCATGGGAATCGCGGGCTCAGACGTCTCCAAGCAGGCTGCTGACATGATCCTGCTGGACGACAACTTTGCCTCAATTGTTACCGGAGTGGAggaag GTCGCCTGATTTTTGATAACCTGAAAAAGTCGATTGCGTACACACTTACCAGTAACATCCCTGAGATCACTCCCTTCCTTCTCTTCATCATCGCCAGCGTGCCGCTGCCCCTGGGCACTGTAACCATACTCTGTATCGACCTGGGCACTGACATG GTTCCTGCAATCTCTCTGGCATACGAGTCTGCAGAGAGTGATATTATGAAGCGTCAGCCCCGAAACCCTAAAACTGACAAACTGGTGAATGAGAGGCTCATCAGCATGGCTTACGGGCAAATCG gtATGATCCAGGCACTTGCAGGTTTCTTTACCTATTTTGTGATCATGGCTGAGAATGGTTTCTTGCCCTCATGGCTGTTGGGGATTCGGCTGGAGTGGGATGATCGTACAGTGAACGACCTAGAAGATGCCTATGGACAGCAATGG ACTTACGAGCAGCGGAAGGTCATTGAGTTCACCTGTCACACCTCATTCTTCATCAGCATTGTCGTGGTGCAGTGGGCTGACCTCATCATCTGCAAGACGCGCAGGAACTCCGTCTTCCAGCAGGGCATGAC GAATAGGATTCTCCTTTTTGGCCTGTTTACAGAGACAGCTCTGGCAGCCTTCCTGTCCTATTGTCCTGGTATGGACATTGCTCTTAGGATGTACCCACTCAA GATTATGTGGTGGTTCTGTGCTTTCCCGTACAGTCTCCTAATCTTTGTGTATGATGAGATCCGTAAATTAATCCTGCGCCGAAATCCTGGAG gttgGGTGGAAAAAGAGACCTACTATTAA